A genomic window from Microbacterium sp. ET2 includes:
- a CDS encoding ThuA domain-containing protein: MTASPLRVLVWNENIHETRGDEKALANYPDGIHTAIADGLRRHLGADAEVGTATLQEDEHGLPQNVVDRTDVLLWWGHAGHDLVDDAVVDRVHRAVLEGMGILVLHSGHYSKIFTRLMGTTCALKWRNDGERELVWTVAPRHPIAAGVPHPINIPEQEMYGEFFDIPAPEETVFLSTFEGGEVFRSGLTYTRGNGRVFYFSPGDQEFPVYHHVDVQRVLANGVRWAAPVGERRAFTADYHAPGWHLA, translated from the coding sequence CGAGAAGGCACTCGCCAACTATCCGGACGGTATCCACACCGCGATCGCCGATGGGCTGCGACGCCACCTGGGCGCGGACGCAGAGGTGGGCACCGCGACCTTGCAGGAAGATGAGCACGGGCTGCCGCAGAACGTCGTCGATCGCACCGATGTCCTGCTGTGGTGGGGCCACGCCGGACACGACCTCGTGGACGATGCAGTGGTCGACCGCGTTCATCGGGCCGTGCTTGAGGGAATGGGCATCCTGGTGCTGCACTCAGGGCACTACTCCAAGATATTCACTCGGCTCATGGGCACGACATGCGCGTTGAAGTGGCGAAACGACGGCGAACGAGAACTCGTGTGGACTGTGGCGCCGCGGCATCCAATCGCGGCCGGCGTTCCGCACCCGATCAACATCCCCGAGCAAGAGATGTACGGCGAATTCTTCGACATTCCGGCTCCGGAGGAGACCGTCTTCCTCTCGACGTTCGAGGGCGGTGAGGTGTTCCGGTCGGGCCTCACGTACACGCGCGGAAACGGCCGGGTGTTCTACTTCTCCCCCGGCGATCAGGAGTTCCCGGTGTACCACCACGTCGACGTGCAGCGCGTGCTCGCCAACGGGGTGCGCTGGGCGGCACCGGTGGGCGAGCGGCGCGCGTTCACCGCGGACTACCACGCCCCCGGGTGGCACCTGGCCTGA